The window AAAGCTTACAGTTTAATGACACTCAAAAGTTTTGCGATTGGTTTATCTTTAGAATTATTAAACCTAAAGGCGTGTCATATTTTATAAACATTATTGTTGTTTTTGCAACCATTGTAGCCATGGAGTGCTTGTCTTGGTGTATTCATAAATATTTATTTCACGGTCCTTTATGGTTTCTGCATAAAAGTCATCATCAAGAAAAGCATTCTTTTTTCGAATGGAATGATTTGTTCGCTATTTTATTTGCTGGGATTTCGCTGTACCTCATGTACATCGATAGAGAAAGTTTTGGCTATAAATTTTTTATAGGTGTAGGAATAAGTGCTTATGGTTTAATTTATTTCATTGTTCACGATTGGTTTGTTCACCGAAGATTTAAGACTTTTAAAAGCAATAACACCTATTTGCAGGCTGTTCGAAAAGCACACAAAATTCACCATAAAAATATGGGTAAGGAAAAAGGAAAGGCTTTTGGTTTGCTATTTGTAAGTCGGCTTGTGAAGCATTAATTAAATTGAATTAACTTTAAGAATGTATCTTGGTTAAATGGTTTTTATATTCAGTCAAATTAATTCAAATGAAAAATCTTTCTAGCTATAGCTTGTTCTTATTGATGGTGTTGTTTTTTTTCTCCTGCTCAAAAAAATCTGACAAAGACCGGGCTATAGAATTGGTCGAGAAGAAATATAAAAGCACCAATAAAGCGCTTGATTTTAATCAGGCGACATTAGATAGTTTATACAACATTACTCCTAGTGCTTACGCTGATAGTGTAAAAAGAGGAAATGAATTGGATTTAGAATTAGCTAATTTAGAAAGTCAAATTGAGCATTTAGACCAAAAAAAATCAGATAGTGTTGGTAAGATAAGTGCGGCATTAACAACGGAAAGATACCGATTATTAGAAGTTGTAAAAGTTAAACCTGTATTTAAAGGTTGGAAACTTACTAATGTTAAAACTGAAGGGGAAAAGCCAGATAAGCTAATTTTCAATTTTGATCAAGGGATTACCAAGATAGTAGAATAATGATTAGGTTTAGTAATTGCTAACCAATTACTTATCAGTTCTATTATGAAAGTATTATTCTATTTATTACTCGTATTCTTCAATTTGAAAGCTCTTGCACAGCAAAACAAATTTACTTTGAATGGAACAACTGATTTAAAGGATGGGGAAAAATTTACGCTTGCTTACAATGATATTTTGGATTCAACTCTGGTAAAAAATGGAAAGTTTAATTTCAAAGGGGGCTTAACCGAGCCAACCTTTGCTAGACTTGTTAATGGACAAACTAATTTGATGGAAGGGCCAAGATCCGTCCACCTTATATTGGAGCCAACTGAGATGAAAATAGCAACTCGTAAAAACGAGCTAGATCAAGCCATAATAAGTGGTTCTGATAATCAGCTTCTATTCGAGAAAATATCATGTCGACTAGAATGGAACGAAAATAGTAAGATGCGTAATGAACTACTCACTTTGATTAAAAAGGGAGATACCTCTTCCAATTCAAAAAGGTTGCTAGAGGATGCAAACCAACAGCGTAAGAACCTTTTTGAAAAAACAAGAATTTCTGGTTATAACTTTTTTATACAGCATCCTGAATCATTTATGAATTCACGTTTTATAGGAAATGTATTGCAAACTATTCCAAAAGACTCCCTTAAAATTCGGTATGAGAATTTTTCAGCGATAAGTAAAAATAGTAGTGTAGGCCAAGCGATTTTTAAAGAAATTATTGCTAAAGAAAGTGCCTTGATTGGAATGGAAGCACCTAAATTTGAAGCACTAAATTTAAATGGTGAGCAAATTAGTTTGGAAGATTTTAAAGATAGAAAATACATTCTATTAGATTTTTGGTTTACTTACTGCAAGTTCTGTCGTTTGCTTACTCCTGACCTAAAAAAGGTTTATTTAAAATATAAAAATAGTGGCTTAGAAATAATTGGTGTTTCAGTTGATGAAGATGATAAATTATGGAAAAAGTCAATTGATGAAGATGGCACCAGAATTTGGCAACATATAAAAGTGATAAATGCTGTTAAGGATAGTAATGGCCTTGATCTTCCGATGCAATACAACATAGCAGCTTTCCCAACGTTAATTTTAATAGACAAAGAGGGTAAAATAGCTGGGCGTTATGTGGGGGCTGGAAATGAATTTTATGTAGATCTTAAAAATAAGCTTAAGGAAATTTTTGAATAGATCTGATTCTACATAATTAATGATTTTAAGTTTTTTTTATACTCTTGAGCATAAATAAATTCGGTATCCAGGCTGAACAAAGATGTAGTGGTTTGGCTTAGCGGAATGGAAATGCAAGGCTTTAATGATTTGGTATAAATCGTTCAATGAACATATAATTTTACTGCTGTCATCCTGAGGAACGAAGGATCACTTACCTATTGGTTCTGTACTAACTAATTAGGAATTTTTTAACAGAGAGTCAAATTGAGGATGGTGTCTCATTCCGATGAGATATTTTCTCTTGGGGGCTTTTCTAGCATTTTTTGTGGTAAGCGGCTTTGTGATTAAGATTTTGCCTTGATCATTTGGCTCTCATCTTTTAACAACAAAAAACCAAACTGAGCTTTGCTGAGTTTACCAATTCAACCAAAACGATATCAGCTATTGATGAACTGTCAGCTTAATATGTAAAGTTTGTGCTTTGAGTTGGCTTTCGCTTCCCAAAACATTCGTCGCCCGGAGGTACCAAAAAAACAGTAGTAATCATACTCTTCCTCTTATTTTTTTAAATATCAATTCTTCCCATGTAAGTGCTGTCACATGCTCTGCTTCTATCATTGGATAGGAAAGTAGCATAGACTTCCAACCGTGTTCCGGGTTCGAGAAAATCAATTTTGAAATCATAAGTCCCAGCCGCCCGATCAGCACCGTTGAGTGTTCCAAATAGTTGCGTGTTGTCACCAGGGTAGCAGATCAGGATGGCCAATAGGTCTGTGCCTTTTGCTTTACCTTTATAATTAGGCTTCCAGCTAAATCGTAAATAATCTGGTTGCACCAATTCCATGCTTAGATCTTGTACATTAATCAAATCACCCTTACTAATTACGACTTTTTCATAATCAATGTCATAATTCGGATATTCACCTACAATAATATCCCTGTTGCAGCTGTGGGCAGCATTTTGTGCAGAATGGTTGGCTGTTTGATTTTTAAAAGTTACGGCAAAAAAATCAGTTAATGGATTTCTCCATTCATTAAAAAACTTAAATCTAGCACGGCTAGCCAATTGTTTTAACGTTGCTGGTTTAGTAGAAGGCTTGGGTAAACCTTTTATAAAGTCATTATTTCTCAATCTATACCCTACAATTGAACCAACTTTTCCTGAGAAGCCTCCAAGTGCTCCATTTCTTAAACGTGCCATAGATTTATTTTATATATAACTAATTTACATATGATTAACTAAATAATGGCAAATAATATTTATTCTGGTCTGAGTTTAGTTTGACAATAATCTGAAATGTCCGATGGTTCTCCGATGGAAGTCCGATTAAACTCTCTTTAGTCTCCGTACTATTAGATAGCTTCATCATAACGTAAAATCATTATATTAAGCAATAGGATTAATCAAATAATATTAAAATAAACAATCGATTATGAAAATAATCCTTGATTTAAAGGCTTTTATTTCTATAGCTAATAATTTCATATTTTTGTACCTAGAATCTACGTTACTATGCTTCAAATTCAAGAAAACATTTCGTTAAAACCATATAATTCTTTTGGGATAGATGTTAAGGCAAGTCACTTTGCCGAAATATTTTCAGAAGATGATTTGAAAACGTTATTTGCTACAGATCTTTTTAAAACTCAAAAGCTGTTAATTTTAGGTGGTGGAAGTAATATTCTATTTACCAGAGATTACAATGGCTTAGTTGTTAAATTAAGCATAAAAGGAATAGAAGCCCAAATTAATGGTGATGAAGTTTTAGTAAAAGCTGGGGCAGGTGAGGTTTGGAATGATTTCGTAAATTATTGTGTTGACAATAACTATGCAGGCGTAGAAAATTTAAGCCTAATACCAGGAACAGTTGGCGCTTCGCCAGTGCAAAATATTGGCGCATATGGTATCGAACTCAAAGACGTATTTGAAAGTTGTACTGCCTTTAAAATAGACACGGGGGAAATTAAAATTTTTAATTACCACGATTGCCACTTTGATTACCGTGAAAGTATTTTTAAAAGCGAACTGAAAGGTCAATACATCATCACATCCGTTACCTTTCGTTTATCTACTATTCCTAGTATAAATACGTCTTACGGCGCTATTGAAGCTGAACTGAGACTGCGTGGCATTATTGAGCCCAATATTGCCGATGTTTCTGCCGCTGTTGCACACATTCGCACCAGTAAATTGCCCGATCCATCTACCATAGGTAATGCAGGCAGTTTCTTTAAAAACCCAATTATTGAGAAATATGAATTTGCAGATATTGTAGCCAAACATCCTGATATAGTTCATTTTTCTACAACGGATGGCAAAATAAAACTTGCGGCGGGTTGGTTAATAGAACAATGTGGATGGAAAGGAAAGATTGTAGGACAAACTGGAACGTGGAAGAATCAGGCTTTAGTTTTAGTTAATCATGGTGCAGCAACAGGTTTAGAGGTGTATGATTTATCTGCACAAATTATAGACAGTGTGAAGTCTACTTTTGAAGTCACTCTGGAAAGAGAAGTAAATATTTTGTGACGAATTGTTGCGTTAGCCGTATATATACGTTATAGTACGTACAAATTTTTTTTTGGTATTATGTTTGTTTAGTTAAAACCGAATGAATACAATTCATTTATTTTTTTAACCTAAAGCTAAATATCATGACAAAATTTGAATTCAATCATCTAGTTAATCACCATTCGGTATCTCTTAGATCTTATGCTTTAAATTTCACAAAGGATGCTGAAGATGCTAACGATCTTGTGCAGGATACCATGCTTAAAGCTATTACATATTATAACAAGTTTAAAGAAGGAACAAATTTAAAGGGCTGGTTGTTTACAATAATGAAAAATACTTTTATTAACAACTACCGTCGATTAGTAAAAACGAATACCTTAATCACACAGAGTGAAGATATATCTTCAGCTAACCTTTCTTATAGTGCAACCAAAAATCAAGCGGAAAGTAAATTTGTAATGGGCGATATTGACAAAGCATTGTCGCAACTACCACAAGAATATTATATTCC is drawn from Pedobacter mucosus and contains these coding sequences:
- a CDS encoding DUF6266 family protein, producing MARLRNGALGGFSGKVGSIVGYRLRNNDFIKGLPKPSTKPATLKQLASRARFKFFNEWRNPLTDFFAVTFKNQTANHSAQNAAHSCNRDIIVGEYPNYDIDYEKVVISKGDLINVQDLSMELVQPDYLRFSWKPNYKGKAKGTDLLAILICYPGDNTQLFGTLNGADRAAGTYDFKIDFLEPGTRLEVYATFLSNDRSRACDSTYMGRIDI
- a CDS encoding sterol desaturase family protein, translated to MSYFINIIVVFATIVAMECLSWCIHKYLFHGPLWFLHKSHHQEKHSFFEWNDLFAILFAGISLYLMYIDRESFGYKFFIGVGISAYGLIYFIVHDWFVHRRFKTFKSNNTYLQAVRKAHKIHHKNMGKEKGKAFGLLFVSRLVKH
- the murB gene encoding UDP-N-acetylmuramate dehydrogenase; translated protein: MLQIQENISLKPYNSFGIDVKASHFAEIFSEDDLKTLFATDLFKTQKLLILGGGSNILFTRDYNGLVVKLSIKGIEAQINGDEVLVKAGAGEVWNDFVNYCVDNNYAGVENLSLIPGTVGASPVQNIGAYGIELKDVFESCTAFKIDTGEIKIFNYHDCHFDYRESIFKSELKGQYIITSVTFRLSTIPSINTSYGAIEAELRLRGIIEPNIADVSAAVAHIRTSKLPDPSTIGNAGSFFKNPIIEKYEFADIVAKHPDIVHFSTTDGKIKLAAGWLIEQCGWKGKIVGQTGTWKNQALVLVNHGAATGLEVYDLSAQIIDSVKSTFEVTLEREVNIL
- a CDS encoding TlpA disulfide reductase family protein, with the translated sequence MKVLFYLLLVFFNLKALAQQNKFTLNGTTDLKDGEKFTLAYNDILDSTLVKNGKFNFKGGLTEPTFARLVNGQTNLMEGPRSVHLILEPTEMKIATRKNELDQAIISGSDNQLLFEKISCRLEWNENSKMRNELLTLIKKGDTSSNSKRLLEDANQQRKNLFEKTRISGYNFFIQHPESFMNSRFIGNVLQTIPKDSLKIRYENFSAISKNSSVGQAIFKEIIAKESALIGMEAPKFEALNLNGEQISLEDFKDRKYILLDFWFTYCKFCRLLTPDLKKVYLKYKNSGLEIIGVSVDEDDKLWKKSIDEDGTRIWQHIKVINAVKDSNGLDLPMQYNIAAFPTLILIDKEGKIAGRYVGAGNEFYVDLKNKLKEIFE
- a CDS encoding RNA polymerase sigma factor — translated: MTKFEFNHLVNHHSVSLRSYALNFTKDAEDANDLVQDTMLKAITYYNKFKEGTNLKGWLFTIMKNTFINNYRRLVKTNTLITQSEDISSANLSYSATKNQAESKFVMGDIDKALSQLPQEYYIPFIRYFEGYKYHEIADMLHIPIGTVKTRIHVARGILKKYLKTYSKDSVVLSEME